A stretch of Hemitrygon akajei unplaced genomic scaffold, sHemAka1.3 Scf000110, whole genome shotgun sequence DNA encodes these proteins:
- the LOC140723364 gene encoding LOW QUALITY PROTEIN: uncharacterized protein (The sequence of the model RefSeq protein was modified relative to this genomic sequence to represent the inferred CDS: substituted 1 base at 1 genomic stop codon) has protein sequence MPFTSSDCEKGFTQSSQLKSHQRVHTGEKPFTCSECGKGFARSSVLKVHQRVHTGGRQFTCSDCGKGFAHSSNLHRHQRIHTGEKPFTCSECGKVFAQSSELKSHQRVHTGEKPFTCSECGKGFVRSFELKHQRVHTGEKPFTCSECGKGFVRSFELKVHQRVHTSERPYTCSECGKGFTHLSNLHRHQRVHTGEKPFTCSECGKGFARSSQLKSHQRVHTGERPFTCSECGKGFARSSELKVHQRVHTGERPFTCSECGKGFARSSELKVHQRVHTGERPFTCSECGKGFARSSQLKSHQRVHTGEKPFTCSECGKGFVRSSELKVHQRVHTSERPYTCSECGKGFTHLSNLHRHQRVHTGEKPFTCSECGKGFARSSQLKSHQRVHTEEKPFTCSECGKGFVRSSELKSHQRVHTGEKPFTCSECGKGFVRSSELKVHQRVHTGERPFTCSDCGKGFTHSSNLHSHQRVHTGEKPFTCSECGKRFAQSAQLKEHQRIHTGEKPFTCSECGKGFTQSAQLKLHQRVHTGEKPFTCSECGKGFIRSSQLLRHQQIHTGEKPFTCSECGKGFIRSSQLLRHQQIHTGEKPFICSECGKGFTHSSNLHSHQRVHTGEKPFTCSECGKGFARSSELKVHQRVHTGERPFTCSDCGKGFTHSSNLHSHQRVHTGEKPFTCSECGKGFTQSAQLKLHQRVHTGEKPFTCSECGKGFIRSSQLLRHQQIHTEEKPFICSECEKGFTDSVHLKEHQFVHTVERPFTCSDCGKGFTRRFSLLTHLLDHSEEKPFTCYECGKGFTQSSQLKLHHXVHTGEKPFVCSECGKGFSRSSQLSRHQQTHTGEKPF, from the exons atgccattcacaagctcagactgtgagaagggattcacccagtcatctcaactgaagtcacaccagcgagtccacactggggagaagccgttcacttgctctgaatgtgggaaaggattcgctcggtcatctgtactgaaggtacatcagcgagttcacactggggggaggcagttcacctgctcagactgtgggaagggattcgctcacTCGTCCAACCTGCacagacaccagcgaattcacactggggagaagccgttcacttgctctgaatgtgggaaggtattcgctcagtcatctgaactgaagtcccatcagcgagttcatactggggagaagccgttcacctgctctgaatgtgggaaaggatttgttcggtcatttgaactgaa acaccagcgagtccacactggggagaagccattcacttgctctgaatgtgggaaaggatttgttcggtcatttgaactgaaggtacatcagcgagttcacactagtgagaggccgtacacctgctctgagtgtgggaagggattcactcacttgtccaacctacacagacaccagcgagtccacactggggagaagccgttcacttgctctgaatgtgggaaaggatttgctcggtcatctcaactgaagtcacatcagcgagttcacactggggagaggccgttcacctgctctgagtgtgggaaaggatttgctcggtcatctgaactgaaggtacatcagcgagttcacactggggagaggccgttcacctgctctgagtgtgggaaaggatttgctcggtcatctgaactgaaggtacatcagcgagttcacactggggagaggccgttcacctgctctgagtgtgggaaaggatttgctcggtcatctcaactgaagtcacatcagcgagttcatactggggagaagccattcacctgctctgaatgtgggaaaggatttgttcggtcatctgaactgaaggtacatcagcgagttcacactagtgagaggccgtacacctgctctgagtgtgggaagggattcactcacttgtCCAACCTACACAGacatcagcgagtccacactggggagaagccattcacttgctctgaatgtgggaaaggatttgctcggtcatctcaactgaagtcacatcagcgagttcatactgaggagaagccattcacctgctctgaatgtgggaagggatttgttcggtcatctgaactgaagtcccatcagcgagttcatactggggagaagccgttcacctgctctgaatgtgggaaaggatttgttcggtcatctgaactgaaggtacatcagcgagttcacactggggagaggccgttcacctgctctgactgtgggaagggattcactcactcgtccaacctacacagccaccagcgagttcacactggggagaagccgttcacatgctctgaatgtgggaaacgattcgcccagtcagctcaactgaaggagcatcagcgaatccacactggagagaagccgttcacatgctctgaatgtgggaaaggattcacccagtcagctcaactgaagttacatcagagagtccacaccggggagaagccattcacttgctcagaatgtgggaaaggattcattcgttcatctcaactcctgagacaccagcaaattcacactggggagaaaccattcacttgctcagaatgtgggaaaggattcattcgttcatctcaactcctgagacaccagcaaattcacactggggagaaaccattcatctgctcagaatgtgggaagggattcactcactcgtccaacctacacagccaccagcgagttcacactggggagaagccgttcacttgctctgaatgtgggaaaggatttgctcggtcatctgaactgaaggtacatcagcgagttcacactggggagaggccgttcacctgctctgactgtgggaagggattcactcactcgtccaacctacacagccaccagcgagttcacactggggagaagccgttcacatgctctgaatgtgggaaaggattcacccagtcagctcaactgaagttacatcagagagtccacaccggggagaagccattcacttgctcagaatgtgggaaaggattcattcgttcatctcaactcctgagacaccagcaaattcacactgaggagaaaccattcatctgctcagaatgtgagaagggattcactgattcagttcatctgaaagaacatcagtttgttcacactgtggagaggccgttcacctgctcagactgtgggaaaggattcactcggcgtTTTAGTCTATTAACGCACCTGTTAGATCACAGTGAGGAGAAACCATTCACATGCtatgaatgtgggaaaggattcacccagtcatctcaactgaagttacatcactgag